The genome window aaggttagaAAATAGTAGTAACACAAGATCGTATAGGAAAGATAAGAGTGAATTATGGCCCCAATGTTTGAAGCATCTCCCAGCCAATCAAAATGTATGAGCTTTCAATCAAAAACTTTATTCTCGATGACTAAAAGAAGCTTTTATAAACATTGCCAACCCATCCTTATGATATTAAAGGAAgtagaatatatgtatatatatatggcgGTGATGCccacgtatatgtatatatgtatatatgtatatatgtatatatgtatacatatatacatatacgtggGCATCACCGCCACGTCGGCACCATGTAATGCTCGCTACATGGGACCCACACCATAGGGAGAGACGGCTGGAACGGAAGCACCTTCCCGAGATGTCGCCTGACACGGTGGAGTGGAAGATGACTACCGGCACATAGACTTGGACGCTTTACCAGTGCCGATCAGCGTCAGCTGAGTACTCCGGAAGACGTCCTTTCCGGTACGGCAAACACCCCGTCTTATGCCCCCCccacccaccaccaccaccaccaccacctccacctccacctccacttgCATATGCTCACCGCCCCCTCGCATACATTATATTCTTTCTGATGTCAATTAAGCAGCTCATCTGCCCCCTTGTTTACCACTTGATGATTGCTTCCAGCTGCATCATTCACATAAAATTAGTGTTATTAGCATGAGCGTCCGAACTTTCATTCTACTATCATAAATATAATTgcgttgtttttttattttttaatcggaAGAATATTCATTTCCTTAGGATGACtcgaaagaaggaaaaaagaaaaaggtaacCGTACCGGTGGAAGGTTTCAAAGTCGCCCTCTCATTTGTATTATTTAATTACACGCGTTCGTACTCGGTCCTTCCCCGTATCGCCCTGCCTCTATTATCGGTCCCCTTTTCCCGTTCTACCCTTCTCACCTCGTCCTCCTTGTACGGTACGAGTGCTTGTTATGACGATTGTATCCTCGACCTGTGCTTGTCTTTTCGTGTAACAACAGCTCTGCCCAGGGGTTTTTTTGTCAGATATGGATAATATTTACGTTACTCCACTGTTCTTCGAGTCGAGCACTCGCAGCGGCTTTTGGGTAATTTCGATCCtcccttcttcatcctctttaaAGCCCACCGTTTTCCATTGGGCGGTTGCCTCTTCCTCGTTCTCCTCTCGCCTTCTCCGCCTCTTCTCCCCATTGCTGGCCGCCGAGCTCGGTCCCTAGTAGTTATCTGGATTGGTGGAGCGGCCTTTGTCTCCGATTCCCATGGCGGAGAGCGGCGATCTTTTCCGGAGGATCCGCGGTCGCGATGGCTTCACGACCGTGGCTCTCGATCTCTTCTCCACGACCGCCAACCCTAGCCCTTGCTCCTACTCCGGATCCGCAAAGCGGCTCCGGATCGGAGACGCCATTCCTGCCGCGGTGGTGGCGGAGGAAGACCGGCACGACCTGGTTGATTCCCTTTCTGAGGAGATCCTCTTCTTGATCTTGGATCGCTTGGAATCGGACCCGCTAGACAAGAAGTCGTTCTCGCTCGTCTGCAGGTCGTTCTACGCTGCCGAGTCCCGCCACCGGCGGGCCCTCACGCCGCTCCGGTCGGATCTTCTCCCGGCCGCGCTTGCTCGCTACCCACTGGCCTCGCGTCTGGACCTCTCCCTCTGCCCTAGGATCACTGACGCCGCCCTCGCCTCCGTCAGAGGCGCCCTCCGTTCGTCGTTGCGCTCGATCGACCTCTCCAGGTCGAGGGGGTTTTCACAAGCGGGGATCGGAAACCTCGCGGTGAACTGCGCTGCTCTGGTGGAGATCAACCTCTCCAACGCCACGGATCTGAGCGATGCGGCCGCTGCTGCTATCGGACGGTCGAGGAATCTCGAGAGACTCTGGCTGGCCAGGTGTAAGATGGTGACGGATATGGGTATCGGGTGCATCGCCGTCGGATGCCAGAAACTGAGGCTGCTCTGCTTAAAATGGTGCTTGGGGATTTCAGATCTGGGGGTCGGTTTGGTGGCAGTAAAATGTAAGCGGCTGCGGAGTTTGGATCTCTCGTTCATGCCGGTACTCCATCTTTTCTCCTTATTTACCgtcattttcttcttttctgaCTGGTAAGTTTAAGAGATGAGCTAATTTGAGGTCTCTGCTTCGTATGTGAAATGAGCCAATTGATTTTACTAAGAAGGTGAAAAAATTTCAGCTGCCTCGTGTTCCCAAAATCTTTCTATCTTAACGAATCTACATGTATAACTCAAGAAgtaagaaaaagaaagggaaaaaggaGGCAAGCTTTCCTAAATATGGACGGGCTCTGATATTTGACCACTCTTAGATTTTGTGTGGTTGGGGTGCACAAGGGCTAGTTGTTTGTCCGTATATGAGCTACAGCATCTCTGTTCTTGTCATTTGCTTCAGAATTTCTCCGTCTTCAGATTTGCTCTGCTCTTAGCAAAGTTATCTTCATGCTTTGTCATGTTCATATTCATATCTTGAGTGACCTTTTGCCAAACCTAATTCTGATGAACCttcatgttttcttttttctgcaTGACAGATAACTAAAAAATGCCTTCCAGCTGTCCTACAATTACCAGACCTTGAAGATTTGGCTTTAGTAGGATGTCTGAGCATAGATGATGAAGGCCTTTTATCTCTCAAGCAAGAGTGCAAGTCGCTACAGGTATGTGTTTGTGATCTTGGGTGATTCTGGATGCAAAAATTGTGTTCTACATCCTCAGAAATAAATAATCGTCCCCTTGTAATTTATAGTCCCATGCATTTAGTGGTGATATTCTCAGGAATTGTACAACCATTTTATGATTATGTTGTTGGTCAGGCAACTTACTTCTTTGACGTTTATAAATGACACTGGGTGATACAAGCTATCTGATATTGGTATCATATTTATGGAATTGAAAAAAAATGTCAAACTTGTCACCAAATATTTGTTGTGATATATGTTATCAGGGGAAAATGCATGTTATATGGAGGCTTATGTATGTTCCTAAGATATTTGCATTAAACATCATCCctgtttttttattattgttcgCCAACTGCTCCCAAGTTATAGGATGCCTACATGAGCATTTTTATGATGCCTTTCTCCTTAAGAGGATCATATTCTAAAGTTCCTGCGTAGCAATCATCATCTGCAACCTGAAACATGTTTTAACATTGCACATGTGCTACATCAAATCCTGCTCCTGATTGCATATTGATCCAATTTTGTTTTGATGTAGGCGCTTGATATGTCAAACTGTCAACATGTCAGTCATGCTGCATTTTCTTCCGTATTGAATAAAGCCCCTGGTTTACGCCAAATGAGTTTAGCATACAACTGCTTGGTAAGACTGTTGCTCATGCACTAATTTTTTTTCAGTTGAATAAAAGTTTGAGCACTCCTGATTAATACTTTTGATATATGTACTGATGCAGGTAACCCATTCACTAGCTAGCAGCTTGCAAAAGCTATCCAAGTTGCGGTGTATCAGATTAGATGGCAGTGAGGTCACAACCGCTGGACTGGGAACCATTGCAAACTCCTGCAAATCACTGAGGGAAC of Musa acuminata AAA Group cultivar baxijiao chromosome BXJ1-7, Cavendish_Baxijiao_AAA, whole genome shotgun sequence contains these proteins:
- the LOC103992535 gene encoding F-box/LRR-repeat protein 3, encoding MAESGDLFRRIRGRDGFTTVALDLFSTTANPSPCSYSGSAKRLRIGDAIPAAVVAEEDRHDLVDSLSEEILFLILDRLESDPLDKKSFSLVCRSFYAAESRHRRALTPLRSDLLPAALARYPLASRLDLSLCPRITDAALASVRGALRSSLRSIDLSRSRGFSQAGIGNLAVNCAALVEINLSNATDLSDAAAAAIGRSRNLERLWLARCKMVTDMGIGCIAVGCQKLRLLCLKWCLGISDLGVGLVAVKCKRLRSLDLSFMPITKKCLPAVLQLPDLEDLALVGCLSIDDEGLLSLKQECKSLQALDMSNCQHVSHAAFSSVLNKAPGLRQMSLAYNCLVTHSLASSLQKLSKLRCIRLDGSEVTTAGLGTIANSCKSLRELSLSKCSGVTDEGLSSIVMKHKGLVKLDVTCCRNITDFSLASITSSCNSLTSLRMESCTLVSKEGLRLIGQHCHLLEELDLTDNDLDDEGLRAISGCQKLCILKIGICLKIRDEGLIHVAKSCSKLQEIDLYRSIGITDTGVMAIARGFPLLQTINLAYCTGITDDSLRSLSKCSNLYTLEIRGCPQVSSLGLATIAVGCQKLTNLDIKKCYHVNDAGILFLACFSQNLRQINLSYCSVTDVGLLALASVSCLQNMTILHLGRLTPSGLAAALLACGGLTKVKLHSSFKPLVPKPLLKHIEARGCVFQWRDKPFQVELEPSEVWKQHSQEMHVE